From the Acidobacteriota bacterium genome, one window contains:
- a CDS encoding sulfatase, which yields MNSTAVPLSAHIKSRLFFYLVIGFLSGCMLWLIEGIERTFSLKHNFVQSGEGTIFWLYFVVTALGGPLWGLFLGFTSSLRLIGFQAISGETPNRVGKFEIPGHWRQRVSGMTAVFVFFGLLTVLFPVYFSDPLYGMFAGATEKMWAFRLVFGHRKISTALILVGLTFLFCVLDELATTSLLPHSQETSRLKLSPRFAKLLNPQLVYPVLSLAGLWLLVVSYFADANIMVTRRDLSFHVPMYLTAFTSSLILSALLYRLVIVTRFGGAVIGVLVLAVAGASFFASRQYEANQNLKSLFWRRGVVAKRYVNFARSLTNGEQKDFTAVIAQNSPASTRPDQHDLIPVPPVSAAENPNQSGPDAASPTIKQTLTSALTTVATALGGSVPTQLSTAVSGPRNVIFLSIDTLRADHMSIYGYKRHTTPNLDRFAKQSIFFEHGYSSGTNTGHSFSSIMRSAQGDGIFDNSVPTVAKMFVDKGYQTAFITSPKTKTWLYKGRWFEYKQIMMESYQEITHEEARFWKADEMTNRSIDLLKRMKDKGPFFAWIHYTDPHAPYEAHAECGYGETDPDIYDSEITFTDLHIGRLLAYMQESGLLNNTLIAFTSDHGEGFNEHGALEHGCLPYIEQVFVPFWVYVPGAEPKRLAMPVSHVDIAPTMLAYAGITPPDQYEGIDLAKLARGEVAPHPHVICETPRNIPEGTFFAWSLIEGDWKIIYDRVGSNWQLYHLKEDPLEQRNLADLETQKFSNLKQKLGQYLAQQARRKDYSNWRRFEFRFGS from the coding sequence ATGAATTCAACGGCTGTACCTCTTTCCGCACACATCAAATCGCGTCTGTTTTTCTACCTTGTGATCGGTTTTCTTTCCGGCTGTATGCTCTGGCTGATAGAAGGCATCGAACGCACGTTTTCCCTTAAACACAACTTTGTTCAATCTGGCGAAGGCACAATCTTCTGGCTTTATTTTGTGGTTACCGCACTTGGCGGCCCGTTGTGGGGACTGTTTCTTGGTTTCACGTCCAGTCTCCGGCTGATTGGATTTCAAGCAATTTCAGGTGAAACACCTAACCGGGTCGGAAAATTTGAAATCCCCGGCCACTGGCGGCAACGAGTCTCGGGTATGACCGCCGTTTTTGTGTTCTTTGGCCTGCTGACCGTTCTCTTCCCGGTGTATTTCAGCGATCCACTCTATGGAATGTTTGCCGGAGCGACCGAAAAAATGTGGGCCTTTCGGCTGGTATTTGGCCATCGCAAGATTTCGACCGCACTGATCCTGGTGGGATTGACCTTCCTGTTTTGTGTGCTGGATGAACTGGCAACCACCAGCCTGCTGCCACATTCCCAGGAAACTTCGCGGCTAAAGCTGTCGCCTCGGTTTGCCAAATTGCTCAATCCACAGCTTGTATATCCGGTTTTATCCCTCGCCGGGCTGTGGCTGCTGGTGGTGAGTTATTTTGCCGACGCCAACATTATGGTCACTCGCCGCGATTTGAGCTTTCACGTGCCGATGTATCTCACGGCGTTCACATCCTCCCTGATTCTGTCGGCTCTTTTGTACCGGCTCGTCATCGTCACGCGATTTGGCGGCGCGGTGATTGGAGTTTTGGTGCTGGCCGTGGCCGGTGCTTCATTTTTTGCCTCGCGGCAGTATGAAGCCAATCAGAACCTGAAATCGCTCTTCTGGCGGCGCGGCGTGGTGGCGAAACGCTATGTGAATTTTGCCCGGTCCCTGACCAATGGCGAGCAAAAAGACTTTACCGCGGTTATTGCCCAGAATTCCCCAGCGTCAACCAGACCGGACCAGCACGATTTGATCCCGGTACCTCCGGTTTCCGCTGCCGAGAACCCAAATCAATCCGGGCCTGACGCTGCCTCACCGACCATCAAACAAACCCTGACGTCAGCACTCACAACCGTGGCAACGGCGCTGGGCGGATCAGTTCCGACCCAACTTTCAACTGCTGTTTCAGGCCCGCGAAATGTGATTTTTCTCTCGATTGACACGCTTCGAGCCGACCATATGAGCATTTATGGCTATAAGCGCCATACCACGCCCAACCTGGATCGGTTTGCGAAACAAAGCATTTTCTTCGAACACGGCTACAGTAGCGGCACCAACACCGGCCATTCGTTTTCTTCAATTATGCGTTCGGCCCAGGGTGACGGTATTTTTGACAACAGCGTGCCGACGGTTGCCAAAATGTTTGTAGACAAGGGATATCAAACCGCCTTCATCACCAGTCCGAAGACCAAAACCTGGCTCTATAAAGGTCGCTGGTTTGAATACAAGCAAATCATGATGGAGAGCTATCAGGAAATTACCCACGAAGAAGCCCGCTTCTGGAAAGCCGACGAGATGACCAACCGGTCAATTGATTTGCTCAAACGGATGAAAGACAAAGGGCCGTTTTTTGCCTGGATTCACTACACGGATCCACACGCGCCCTACGAAGCCCATGCCGAATGCGGCTATGGCGAGACTGACCCGGATATTTACGACAGTGAAATTACCTTCACCGACCTGCACATTGGACGGTTGCTCGCCTATATGCAGGAATCCGGGCTGTTAAACAACACGCTGATTGCTTTTACTTCTGATCACGGCGAAGGCTTTAACGAACATGGCGCCCTCGAACACGGCTGCCTTCCCTACATTGAACAGGTGTTTGTGCCCTTCTGGGTCTATGTCCCCGGCGCCGAACCAAAGCGGTTGGCCATGCCGGTTTCTCACGTGGACATTGCTCCGACCATGCTGGCCTATGCTGGAATCACCCCTCCCGACCAGTATGAAGGCATTGATCTGGCCAAACTTGCCCGAGGTGAAGTGGCACCACACCCACACGTCATTTGCGAAACACCACGCAATATTCCCGAAGGGACCTTCTTTGCCTGGTCGTTGATTGAAGGTGATTGGAAAATCATTTACGACCGGGTTGGAAGCAACTGGCAACTCTATCATTTAAAAGAGGATCCGCTGGAACAACGGAATCTGGCGGACCTGGAAACCCAAAAATTCTCTAACTTAAAACAGAAACTTGGTCAATATCTGGCTCAACAGGCCAGGCGCAAAGACTATTCTAACTGGCGGCGGTTTGAATTTCGGTTTGGAAGCTGA
- a CDS encoding threonine/serine dehydratase, which yields MSVATVPSTESEVPSHTHTAWPISFQDVVTASRQLRQYLPVTPLRNYQALDQAVGHNIQVHVKHENHLPTNSFKVRNGLSVLASLTPEQRKHGVVAATRGNHGQGVAWAGALLGIPVIICVPLSNNPEKNAAMRGFGATVIEDGHDYDEAIRVAQELVHSRGMTLVHATNNRRVLAGAATMSLEMVVDQAAELDAVVMAIGGGSMAVGALTVLRKLRPEIEVYGVQAEGASAMHESWHAGQPVVKHTAQTIADGLATRGVYEMTFSTLREGLTDFITVSDELIAEAVRMLLKTTHNLAEGAGAAGLAGLLSLRERLAGKRVGIVLSGSNIDETTLRWVMKAA from the coding sequence ATGTCCGTCGCCACCGTTCCATCAACCGAATCTGAGGTACCCAGTCACACACACACCGCCTGGCCGATCTCCTTTCAGGATGTTGTCACCGCATCGCGTCAACTCCGGCAATACCTGCCAGTGACGCCGCTCCGGAATTATCAGGCTCTGGATCAGGCTGTGGGCCATAACATTCAAGTCCATGTGAAGCACGAAAACCACTTGCCGACCAATTCTTTCAAGGTCCGCAATGGGTTAAGTGTGCTGGCTTCGCTGACACCCGAACAACGCAAGCACGGTGTGGTCGCCGCGACGCGTGGAAATCATGGTCAGGGCGTCGCATGGGCTGGCGCACTCCTGGGTATCCCAGTTATTATCTGCGTCCCCCTCTCAAACAATCCTGAAAAAAACGCAGCCATGCGCGGCTTTGGAGCAACCGTGATCGAAGATGGTCACGATTATGACGAAGCCATTCGTGTCGCTCAGGAGCTGGTTCATTCGCGTGGAATGACCCTGGTCCACGCCACCAACAACCGACGAGTGCTGGCTGGTGCCGCAACCATGTCGCTTGAAATGGTGGTGGATCAGGCGGCTGAACTCGATGCCGTGGTCATGGCCATTGGCGGCGGTTCAATGGCCGTCGGAGCGTTGACGGTGCTCCGCAAACTGCGTCCGGAAATCGAAGTCTACGGTGTCCAGGCAGAAGGCGCATCGGCCATGCACGAATCGTGGCACGCCGGGCAACCAGTGGTGAAACATACCGCCCAGACGATTGCCGATGGACTGGCTACCCGTGGCGTCTATGAAATGACGTTTAGTACCCTCCGCGAAGGACTCACCGATTTCATCACGGTCAGCGATGAACTCATCGCCGAAGCCGTCCGCATGCTGCTCAAAACAACCCACAATCTCGCTGAAGGCGCGGGCGCCGCCGGGCTGGCTGGATTGCTGTCGCTCCGTGAACGGCTGGCCGGCAAACGGGTCGGGATTGTTCTCTCGGGATCAAATATTGATGAAACCACCCTTCGCTGGGTGATGAAAGCCGCTTGA
- a CDS encoding energy transducer TonB yields MLHTIVTSFFLSCVLCLTVTVTAQAQNSTQVVVGPSVTSLPVIERNLPEYPVVAKAQHVQGPVVIRVIVGPNGDVAQAWVLKGDYRLREAALDAVRSWRYEPQGKTVSTLVEFRFVIK; encoded by the coding sequence ATGTTGCACACCATCGTAACGTCGTTTTTTCTTTCATGTGTCCTCTGTTTGACTGTGACCGTCACGGCACAGGCACAGAATTCAACCCAGGTTGTGGTTGGACCATCAGTGACTTCATTGCCGGTGATTGAGCGAAATCTGCCCGAATATCCTGTCGTGGCGAAAGCCCAGCATGTTCAGGGACCTGTGGTAATCCGGGTTATCGTTGGTCCAAATGGAGATGTGGCCCAGGCGTGGGTGTTAAAAGGTGATTATCGCTTGCGGGAAGCTGCCCTTGATGCCGTTCGTTCGTGGCGATATGAACCACAAGGCAAAACTGTTTCAACGCTGGTTGAATTTCGGTTTGTGATCAAATAA
- the gltB gene encoding glutamate synthase large subunit produces MWNQEKSSCGVGFVASLHQVSNHENLQQALHALRCVEHRGACGADLETSDGAGVMTDIPFELLGFEKHSVGVAQLFLPQDEPYRKEILAIFEDTFAFLDVELIGYREVPINAEVLGPQARQTMPVLVQAFLRRPVHCTTVDSFNKLLYIGKQHARTRVIRRFSNYEVFFSSISAETIVYKALVRSEKLDQFYLDLQSPQYRTRFALFHRRFSTNTSTAWDKAQPFRLIAHNGEINTIAGNRSWAYSREKTLGLQANELITHHGISDSGSLNEMVEALRYRSHLANINDILAIMMPPADRQNDYYTFWARTMEPWDGPAIILFSDGNLVGARLDRNGFRPGRWMLTEGHFYVCSEAGAFALNESDIRFKGALHAGNAVTVNLRTGLVSFEDPSTIAAYQGVRFDPRLVSLPATTQLQAAGMADKTVFGYTEEDSNRILLPMMATGKEPIGSMGDTARLAVLSDEPRSFFDFFYQDFAQVTNPPVDYLRETIATDLTVFLGSKPNIFIPTELIPPRPAIRLEHPVLSLQQISELKALTTDHSQEVGIRAVVLDTTFDATEGVAGFDLAIDELTRKGLTAVEHGTAVVILSDRQAGHHRLPIPSLLALRALVNALNESGLKLKASLVVESGEIRSSHHVAALIGFGATAVCPYLALEIARFEPNAKLEGIAPEQREANLIAALRSGLLKIMAKMGISVLRSYQNARLFTILGLGRNLVNFYFPGMESVVGGFELEHIVDLVRLNATRSEAAMAVGSGKLLHTYQFREHTQGTAGEKHAMTTTRARMIHKLVRETGHSLSSPELYDHYLKQGEDSAPVTFRHLFRLKTELPALGLNQVEPMSDILWRFGTGGMSFGAISAESQRDLITAMREVRARSNSGEGGENPFYFAEGITATTKQVASGRFGVTAEYLISAQEIQIKIAQGAKPGEGGQLMAVKVTPEIARARHSPVNIDLISPPPMHDIYSIEDLKELIYELKQLHPSAKVSVKLVSGVNIDTIAVGVAKAGADIIHISGGDGGTGAAGLGSMKHAGLPWELGLVAVHRALVANHLRQSITLRVDGGLHTGKDLVLAAALGAEEFDFGKLLLVAEGCIMARICETNRCPAGIATHDPKFKAKYQGTPTHVVRMLEYLAEDVRRHLARLGFTTLTDLVGRIDLVETDPRFTQLVAERNLDLSFFFQTVLSGSKAAFDLTTSLAYVPVSPLNEFLVNRAKPALDHQTPFRIECGIRSTDRAALATLSGVIAETMYHQRGHSEPGTQPPATNRIQVDFVGSAGQGFGVFLVDGIETRLFGEANDSVCKGMSGGKVVIRPHPHSKLEPEKNTIIGNCALYGATGGKLFINGLAGDRFAVRNSGALAVVEGVGLHACEYMTNGIVVILGKIGLNLGAGMTGGKIYLHSQPDLSRINQNYVQLQQLTNQDADELVHLLGEYAAETDSLRAQAMVRSFATLRAEFWKIIPGKA; encoded by the coding sequence ATGTGGAATCAAGAAAAATCAAGTTGTGGCGTTGGTTTTGTGGCCAGTCTCCATCAGGTCAGCAACCACGAAAATCTACAACAGGCACTCCATGCACTCCGGTGTGTTGAACATCGCGGTGCCTGCGGCGCTGATCTTGAAACCAGTGACGGAGCCGGGGTAATGACCGATATTCCCTTTGAATTGCTGGGGTTTGAGAAACATTCCGTTGGCGTGGCGCAATTGTTTTTGCCGCAGGACGAACCGTATCGAAAAGAAATTCTAGCGATTTTTGAAGACACCTTTGCTTTTCTCGATGTTGAATTGATTGGCTATCGTGAGGTACCGATCAACGCCGAAGTGCTTGGACCGCAGGCACGACAGACGATGCCGGTGCTCGTTCAGGCATTTTTGCGCCGTCCAGTTCATTGCACCACGGTGGATTCATTCAACAAGCTGCTCTATATCGGAAAACAACACGCCCGCACCAGGGTAATTCGCCGGTTTTCGAATTACGAGGTGTTTTTCTCGTCAATTTCTGCGGAAACAATTGTGTATAAAGCACTTGTGCGATCAGAAAAGCTTGATCAATTTTATCTGGATTTGCAATCTCCCCAGTATCGCACCCGGTTTGCACTCTTTCATCGCCGATTCAGCACCAACACCAGCACGGCCTGGGATAAGGCCCAACCGTTTCGCCTGATTGCGCACAATGGCGAAATCAATACGATTGCCGGCAACCGGTCGTGGGCCTACTCGCGGGAAAAAACACTCGGCTTGCAGGCCAACGAACTGATTACCCATCACGGCATCAGCGACAGCGGCAGCCTCAATGAAATGGTCGAAGCCCTCCGATATCGCAGCCACCTGGCCAATATCAATGACATTTTGGCGATCATGATGCCGCCGGCGGATCGGCAAAATGACTACTACACGTTTTGGGCGCGCACGATGGAACCGTGGGACGGGCCGGCGATTATTCTATTTTCAGACGGCAACCTGGTCGGCGCCAGACTTGACCGCAATGGATTCCGGCCTGGCCGCTGGATGCTCACCGAAGGCCATTTCTATGTGTGTTCTGAAGCTGGCGCCTTTGCGCTCAACGAAAGCGATATCCGGTTTAAAGGAGCACTTCATGCTGGAAATGCGGTGACGGTCAATTTACGAACTGGACTGGTGAGCTTTGAAGACCCAAGCACCATTGCCGCTTATCAAGGTGTGCGGTTTGATCCACGCCTGGTGTCATTACCGGCCACAACGCAGTTGCAAGCAGCCGGCATGGCCGACAAAACGGTGTTTGGGTACACCGAGGAAGATTCAAACCGCATCCTGCTGCCGATGATGGCCACCGGCAAGGAGCCAATTGGTTCAATGGGTGACACCGCCCGGCTGGCAGTGCTTTCCGATGAACCACGTTCGTTTTTTGATTTCTTCTATCAGGATTTCGCCCAGGTGACCAATCCGCCAGTTGATTACCTGCGCGAAACGATAGCCACCGATTTGACGGTGTTTCTGGGGTCGAAACCCAATATTTTCATTCCAACCGAATTGATCCCACCGCGCCCGGCGATCCGACTTGAGCATCCAGTTCTGAGCCTCCAGCAAATTTCAGAATTAAAAGCCCTGACCACCGATCATTCGCAGGAAGTCGGCATTCGGGCCGTGGTGCTTGATACCACATTTGATGCAACCGAGGGCGTGGCCGGATTTGATTTGGCGATTGACGAACTCACCCGTAAAGGATTGACCGCCGTTGAACATGGCACGGCGGTGGTGATCCTGAGTGATCGCCAGGCTGGGCATCATCGCCTGCCGATCCCTTCCCTGCTGGCCCTACGGGCGCTGGTCAATGCGCTCAACGAATCTGGATTGAAGCTCAAAGCGTCACTGGTGGTTGAGTCGGGTGAGATTCGCAGTTCGCACCACGTCGCGGCGCTGATCGGATTTGGTGCCACCGCCGTGTGTCCCTATCTGGCGCTCGAAATTGCCCGGTTTGAACCCAATGCCAAACTTGAAGGCATCGCCCCAGAACAGCGCGAAGCCAATCTGATTGCGGCGCTCCGGTCGGGACTCCTGAAAATCATGGCCAAGATGGGGATTTCCGTGCTGCGGAGTTATCAAAATGCCCGGCTGTTTACCATTCTTGGACTTGGCCGGAATCTGGTGAATTTCTATTTTCCAGGGATGGAAAGCGTTGTCGGCGGGTTTGAACTGGAGCACATCGTGGATCTGGTTCGACTCAACGCCACCCGGTCAGAAGCGGCCATGGCGGTCGGAAGCGGGAAACTGCTCCACACGTATCAGTTCCGCGAACACACTCAGGGCACGGCAGGTGAAAAACACGCCATGACCACGACTCGGGCGCGAATGATCCACAAACTGGTTCGTGAAACCGGGCATTCGCTGAGTTCGCCGGAACTCTATGATCACTATTTGAAACAGGGAGAAGACAGCGCCCCGGTGACCTTTCGTCACCTGTTCCGCTTAAAAACCGAATTGCCCGCGCTTGGGCTCAATCAGGTCGAACCGATGTCAGACATTTTATGGCGGTTTGGAACTGGCGGAATGTCGTTTGGCGCCATCAGCGCCGAATCACAGCGCGATTTGATCACCGCCATGCGCGAGGTCCGCGCCCGCAGCAACAGCGGCGAAGGCGGCGAAAATCCCTTTTATTTCGCTGAAGGCATCACCGCCACCACCAAACAGGTGGCCTCCGGGCGATTTGGCGTGACGGCTGAATATTTGATTTCAGCCCAGGAAATCCAGATTAAAATTGCCCAGGGGGCCAAACCCGGCGAAGGTGGCCAGTTGATGGCAGTGAAAGTCACCCCTGAAATTGCCAGGGCACGCCATTCGCCAGTCAATATTGATCTGATTTCTCCGCCGCCGATGCACGATATTTACAGCATCGAAGACCTGAAAGAGCTTATTTACGAACTCAAACAGCTTCATCCGTCAGCCAAAGTCAGCGTCAAACTGGTTTCCGGGGTCAATATTGACACGATTGCCGTCGGTGTGGCGAAAGCCGGGGCTGACATCATCCACATCTCTGGCGGAGACGGCGGCACCGGTGCCGCCGGGCTCGGTTCGATGAAACACGCCGGGCTGCCCTGGGAACTGGGTCTGGTCGCCGTGCATCGGGCACTGGTCGCCAATCATCTGCGCCAATCCATTACACTTCGAGTAGACGGCGGTTTGCACACGGGCAAGGATCTCGTACTGGCAGCGGCGCTTGGCGCGGAGGAATTTGACTTTGGCAAGCTCCTGCTCGTCGCCGAAGGGTGCATTATGGCGCGGATTTGCGAAACCAATCGCTGTCCGGCAGGCATTGCCACCCACGATCCGAAATTCAAAGCCAAATACCAGGGAACACCAACTCACGTGGTGCGGATGCTCGAATACCTTGCCGAAGACGTCCGCCGTCACCTGGCACGGCTGGGCTTTACCACGCTCACTGATCTGGTGGGCCGGATTGATCTGGTCGAGACCGATCCACGCTTTACCCAACTCGTCGCCGAACGCAATCTGGATCTGAGCTTTTTCTTTCAAACCGTGCTGTCTGGTTCGAAAGCCGCGTTTGACCTGACCACCAGTCTGGCCTATGTACCAGTCAGCCCGTTGAATGAATTTCTGGTCAACCGGGCCAAACCAGCGCTTGATCATCAGACGCCGTTTCGAATCGAATGCGGCATCCGCAGTACCGACCGGGCCGCACTCGCGACCTTGTCCGGGGTAATCGCCGAAACCATGTATCATCAACGCGGTCACTCAGAACCAGGAACTCAACCGCCAGCGACCAACCGGATTCAGGTGGATTTTGTCGGGAGTGCGGGTCAAGGATTTGGGGTATTTCTGGTGGATGGCATCGAGACCCGGCTCTTTGGCGAGGCCAACGACTCGGTCTGCAAAGGGATGTCTGGCGGAAAAGTGGTGATTCGCCCCCATCCGCATTCAAAATTAGAACCCGAGAAAAACACAATCATCGGCAACTGTGCGCTCTATGGCGCCACAGGGGGCAAACTGTTTATCAATGGGCTGGCCGGTGACCGGTTTGCGGTTCGCAATAGCGGAGCACTCGCCGTGGTCGAAGGCGTCGGCCTTCACGCCTGTGAATATATGACCAACGGTATTGTGGTAATCCTCGGCAAAATCGGGTTGAACCTTGGTGCCGGAATGACTGGCGGGAAAATCTACCTTCACAGTCAACCGGATCTTTCCAGAATCAATCAAAACTACGTTCAACTTCAACAGTTAACGAATCAAGATGCTGATGAACTGGTGCACCTCCTCGGCGAATATGCAGCGGAAACTGACAGCCTCCGGGCTCAAGCCATGGTGCGATCATTTGCGACTCTCCGTGCGGAGTTTTGGAAGATCATTCCTGGAAAAGCATAG
- the rapZ gene encoding RNase adapter RapZ — protein MQHFVIITGLSGSGKHSAVKTFEDLGYFCVDNLPIKLLPTFAELCQRSGENLERAVAVLDMREPHFLDEFAEIYCSLRNRQPHPQLFFIEASDEVLLRRFSETRRPHPMSNRDRKRRSLPEAIAAERELLKPIRSLAENVIDTSEHTVHSLKKALLEVLHPEETQTRMQITVMSFGFKHGLPIESDVVLDVRFLPNPYFVPELRDQTGKQKGVIDFLKKNQEVVETQKRFADLLEFIVPRYAREGRSYLTIAIGCTGGRHRSVMTAEVLGRNLKKLGYSVRVLHRDIEKK, from the coding sequence ATGCAACATTTTGTCATCATCACGGGACTCAGCGGATCGGGAAAACATTCGGCGGTGAAAACCTTCGAAGACCTTGGCTATTTCTGCGTTGATAACCTGCCAATCAAGCTTTTGCCGACATTTGCCGAGCTGTGCCAACGGTCAGGGGAAAATCTGGAACGGGCCGTGGCGGTGCTGGATATGCGGGAACCCCATTTTCTGGATGAATTTGCCGAAATTTACTGCTCGCTTCGCAACCGCCAGCCGCATCCACAACTGTTTTTCATTGAAGCCTCTGACGAAGTGTTGCTCCGACGTTTTAGCGAGACCCGGCGTCCGCATCCGATGAGCAACCGGGACCGAAAGCGCCGCAGCCTTCCCGAAGCGATTGCCGCCGAACGCGAACTGCTCAAACCAATTCGGTCGCTGGCTGAAAATGTGATTGATACCTCGGAACACACCGTTCATTCGCTCAAAAAAGCATTGCTGGAGGTGCTCCATCCGGAAGAAACTCAAACCCGGATGCAAATCACCGTGATGAGCTTTGGCTTTAAACACGGATTGCCGATTGAATCAGATGTGGTGCTCGACGTGCGGTTTTTGCCCAATCCGTACTTTGTGCCAGAACTCCGCGACCAGACCGGCAAGCAAAAAGGGGTGATTGATTTCCTGAAAAAAAATCAGGAAGTGGTTGAAACCCAGAAACGATTTGCTGACTTGCTGGAATTTATCGTTCCCCGGTATGCCCGCGAAGGCCGCAGTTATTTGACCATTGCCATTGGTTGCACGGGCGGTCGCCATCGTTCAGTGATGACCGCCGAGGTCCTGGGCCGCAACCTGAAAAAACTGGGGTACAGCGTTCGGGTGCTGCATCGGGATATTGAGAAGAAGTAG